One region of Syntrophobacter fumaroxidans MPOB genomic DNA includes:
- a CDS encoding spermidine synthase: protein MRSAPFPAVLLAGFASTAGQILVLRELLVLFYGNELSTGLIFAGWLLWTALGSTLAGRFHKKMNPDGVGLAAALPFLALLLPLTVFFIRASRLIWAIPVGEIVRPGLMLGITLSVTAPFCLASGMVFALAWTQAGAGNAHTNGRPIAIYLGEAAGAAVGGLFYTFVLLPAVSAVAAALIVAAIVIAGCIALPKPRRSDRRATQAVTGTCLAALVLLGIGLTFSPALDDASRRLQWGSNFLFARDTPFHNLALLREADQYSLFGNGLLLFSFPDPQTAEYCVHLPLLQHPDPAAVLLIGGDAPRLAAEAVKHPELERLDCVEPDPEIIRIAEELSAGAPRAALKDPRVHLFHEDAASFVRTRKHRYDVIVLNLGNPLTAEMNRFYTEEFFSDIRGRLNPKGVFSFAVSSSPDMIGPVQARFLRSLEVTLREVFPTVLVIPGESARFLGTDPDGRLLSDPRELIDRISARRLDLKFVREYYLFDYLNPLRIAYLANVLQETEGVKVNRDFEPRCYFHNLAVWGAQLDPSIGSALNRLSGAGQGVLWGALGAVSLAILATFARGRAGYSRAVAMNVMVVGAAQMTLEIVLLVGFQVLAGFVYTQLALIVSFYMAGLASGGAVTAFGAKRIENGAPGMAAVQAAFSALLVATMPIMSALRTYLEESSDAMALVKFVFSALAFAAGLLGGLHFGLAVTVRTGTSPAVNLKGPALYAADLAGSAGGVVLSSLFLVPVYGLAATLKALAVLCLACSLTLIRPRK, encoded by the coding sequence ATGCGTTCTGCGCCGTTCCCAGCCGTTCTTCTGGCCGGCTTCGCCTCCACGGCGGGGCAGATACTGGTCCTGAGGGAATTGCTCGTCCTTTTTTACGGCAATGAGCTTTCCACGGGTTTGATATTCGCCGGATGGCTGTTGTGGACTGCTTTGGGAAGCACGCTCGCCGGTCGTTTTCACAAGAAAATGAACCCGGACGGGGTGGGACTCGCGGCGGCGCTGCCCTTCCTGGCTCTGCTGCTCCCCTTGACCGTTTTCTTCATCAGGGCTTCGAGGCTCATCTGGGCCATTCCCGTCGGCGAGATCGTGCGACCGGGCCTGATGCTCGGCATTACCCTGTCGGTGACCGCTCCGTTCTGCCTGGCCTCCGGAATGGTATTCGCTCTCGCCTGGACCCAGGCCGGAGCCGGCAACGCACACACAAACGGTCGCCCGATCGCCATTTACCTCGGTGAGGCCGCGGGAGCCGCCGTCGGAGGGCTTTTCTACACCTTTGTCCTGCTGCCCGCGGTATCGGCCGTTGCCGCGGCGCTGATCGTCGCCGCCATCGTTATTGCCGGTTGCATCGCCTTGCCAAAGCCGCGCCGATCCGACCGACGCGCAACGCAAGCCGTTACGGGAACGTGCCTGGCCGCGCTCGTTCTCCTCGGGATCGGGCTGACCTTCTCCCCCGCCCTCGATGATGCGAGCCGCAGGCTACAGTGGGGATCGAATTTCCTTTTCGCCCGCGACACACCGTTTCACAATCTGGCTCTGCTGCGCGAAGCGGACCAGTACAGCCTGTTCGGCAACGGCCTGCTGCTCTTTTCCTTTCCGGACCCGCAAACGGCGGAATACTGCGTCCATCTCCCCCTGCTCCAGCATCCCGACCCCGCCGCCGTTCTGCTCATCGGCGGGGATGCCCCCAGGCTGGCCGCCGAGGCGGTCAAGCACCCGGAGCTCGAGCGCCTGGACTGCGTCGAGCCCGACCCCGAAATCATCCGGATCGCGGAAGAACTGTCGGCCGGAGCGCCCCGCGCCGCTCTCAAAGATCCCCGGGTGCATCTTTTTCATGAGGATGCGGCATCTTTCGTGAGAACGCGAAAACACCGCTACGACGTGATTGTCTTGAATCTCGGCAACCCCCTGACCGCGGAAATGAACCGATTTTACACCGAGGAGTTCTTTTCCGACATCCGCGGGCGTTTGAATCCAAAAGGGGTCTTCTCGTTCGCGGTTTCATCGTCACCGGACATGATCGGCCCCGTTCAGGCCCGTTTCCTGCGGTCGCTTGAAGTCACTCTGCGCGAAGTCTTTCCCACAGTCCTGGTCATCCCGGGGGAAAGCGCCCGGTTCCTCGGCACGGACCCCGACGGCCGGCTGCTCAGCGACCCGCGGGAACTCATCGACCGCATCTCCGCGCGGCGTCTCGACTTGAAATTCGTCAGGGAATACTACCTCTTCGACTATCTCAATCCGCTTCGAATCGCATACCTTGCAAACGTGCTGCAGGAAACCGAAGGGGTCAAGGTCAACCGCGATTTTGAACCGAGGTGCTATTTCCACAACCTGGCAGTGTGGGGAGCCCAGCTTGACCCCTCCATCGGTTCCGCTCTGAACAGGCTCTCGGGCGCGGGTCAAGGGGTCCTGTGGGGTGCCCTCGGCGCGGTCTCGCTCGCGATCCTTGCGACCTTCGCAAGGGGAAGAGCGGGGTATTCCCGAGCCGTGGCCATGAACGTGATGGTCGTCGGCGCCGCTCAAATGACCCTCGAAATCGTGCTGCTGGTGGGCTTCCAGGTCCTTGCGGGTTTCGTGTACACCCAATTGGCTTTGATCGTGTCCTTCTACATGGCGGGGCTGGCTTCCGGCGGCGCCGTGACGGCTTTCGGCGCGAAACGGATAGAGAACGGCGCGCCGGGGATGGCTGCGGTCCAGGCGGCATTCTCGGCATTGCTGGTCGCGACGATGCCGATCATGTCCGCATTGCGCACTTACCTGGAAGAGTCTTCCGACGCCATGGCGCTCGTGAAGTTCGTCTTCTCGGCCCTGGCCTTCGCGGCCGGCCTCCTGGGCGGCCTCCACTTCGGGCTGGCGGTGACGGTGCGCACGGGAACGAGTCCCGCCGTGAACCTCAAGGGCCCCGCCCTCTACGCCGCGGACCTCGCAGGCTCGGCAGGCGGTGTCGTCCTCTCGTCGCTGTTCCTGGTGCCCGTCTACGGACTCGCGGCAACGCTCAAAGCCCTCGCCGTACTCTGCCTCGCGTGTTCCCTCACCCTCATCCGGCCCCGAAAATGA
- the amrS gene encoding AmmeMemoRadiSam system radical SAM enzyme, producing MFFPPKCSDPPPATARAQARRPVGRREFLAQCGRCALLCAGFKALDWATPPSVRPDGPGRGYIGRKLSPYFSPLGGGRIRCELCPRFCEVDDGERGYCRVRQNREGHYYSLVYGNPCAVRVDPVEKKPFFHVLPGSLSFSIATAGCNLNCKFCQNWEISQAKPDDTYNYQAPPETVAENAARNECASIASTYVEPTIFIEYMIDIGKAAKPKRILNVMHSNGYINPAPLDDLCRFLDAACIDLKGFTDEYYREMTEGTLEPVLSTLKRLKQLGVHTEIVNLVVPGKNDRMSGIREMCRWIGKELGPETPLHFSRFHPLYRLQSLQPTPVATLEEAWKAAREEGLHHVYVGNVPGHPGESTICPKCGTVLVDRIGYTVRNVRLKDGKCSQCSRPLPGIWKRPEADA from the coding sequence ATGTTTTTTCCGCCGAAGTGTTCTGATCCCCCGCCGGCGACCGCTCGCGCCCAGGCGAGGAGACCGGTCGGCAGAAGAGAGTTCCTGGCGCAATGCGGACGCTGCGCGCTTTTGTGCGCCGGTTTCAAGGCCCTGGATTGGGCGACGCCTCCGTCGGTTCGTCCCGACGGTCCCGGCCGGGGATACATCGGACGCAAGTTGTCCCCCTATTTTTCCCCGCTGGGCGGCGGACGAATCCGCTGCGAGCTCTGCCCCCGCTTTTGCGAAGTCGACGACGGGGAGCGCGGGTATTGCCGGGTCAGGCAGAACCGGGAGGGACACTACTACTCCCTGGTGTACGGCAACCCGTGTGCCGTTCGTGTCGACCCGGTGGAAAAGAAGCCGTTTTTTCACGTCCTTCCGGGGTCGCTCTCCTTCTCCATCGCCACGGCGGGATGCAACCTGAACTGCAAGTTCTGTCAGAACTGGGAGATTTCTCAGGCGAAACCGGATGATACCTACAACTACCAGGCCCCCCCAGAAACCGTGGCGGAAAATGCCGCCCGGAACGAGTGCGCTTCCATTGCCTCCACTTATGTCGAGCCGACCATCTTCATCGAATACATGATCGATATCGGAAAAGCGGCCAAGCCGAAAAGGATTCTGAACGTCATGCATTCCAACGGCTACATCAATCCGGCCCCCCTCGACGATCTGTGCCGGTTCCTGGACGCGGCCTGCATCGATTTGAAAGGGTTTACCGACGAGTATTACAGGGAAATGACCGAAGGAACCCTCGAACCGGTTCTGAGCACGCTGAAGAGGCTGAAGCAGCTGGGCGTCCACACGGAGATCGTCAACCTGGTGGTGCCCGGGAAAAATGATAGGATGAGCGGGATCAGGGAGATGTGCAGGTGGATCGGCAAGGAACTGGGTCCGGAAACCCCGCTGCACTTCAGCCGGTTCCATCCGCTCTACAGGCTCCAGAGTCTCCAGCCGACGCCGGTTGCCACGCTCGAAGAAGCATGGAAGGCCGCTCGAGAAGAAGGCTTGCATCATGTGTATGTCGGCAATGTGCCGGGTCATCCCGGGGAGAGCACGATTTGTCCGAAATGCGGGACCGTGCTCGTGGACCGAATCGGGTACACGGTGAGAAACGTTCGCCTCAAAGACGGAAAGTGCTCGCAGTGCAGCCGTCCCCTGCCCGGTATATGGAAACGACCCGAGGCGGATGCGTAG
- the amrB gene encoding AmmeMemoRadiSam system protein B, whose amino-acid sequence MMNFHNKAYRRFVFLLLGAVLVLFRCPGIQGDGSAAAGAPEQVRKPAIAGTWYPASPVELRKQIEGFLNRVPEPKPRGQLVALISPHAGTIYSGQVAAYGYKLLEKQKFASVIVISPSHRARFEGVATYELGGFQTPLGIVPLDRDLIEALRRRDKRIAHRPEVHSEEHALEIQLPFLQTVLEEFKLVPLIMGEQDFATCKRLAEAIADTVREKRVLVIASSDLSHFHPYERAKALDKVAADRVGALDPQGLSYSLAGGECEACGGGPMVTAMLAAMRLGANSAEVLKVANSGDVTGNKNDARGVVGYMSAALWRGPSGKAGAAGTFDLIAKAEAAGPPESTAAGSNLTAEEKEALHRIAKQAIEAKLRGGPAPSVDKASGNLKEPRGAFVTLHKRGELRGCIGHIITSRPLIETVSEVAVAAAVQDPRFRPVTAEEFKDLDIEISVLTPLRKITGVEEVEVGKHGLVIRRNGASGLLLPQVATQYGWDRRAFLENTCRKAGLPSNAWQDERTEIYVFSAEVF is encoded by the coding sequence ATGATGAACTTCCACAATAAAGCGTACAGACGGTTTGTCTTCCTGCTCCTGGGGGCTGTGCTGGTCCTTTTCCGGTGCCCGGGCATTCAAGGCGACGGCAGCGCCGCGGCGGGGGCCCCGGAACAGGTCAGAAAACCGGCGATTGCGGGCACTTGGTATCCCGCTTCTCCGGTGGAGCTGAGAAAACAGATCGAGGGGTTTCTGAATCGGGTTCCGGAGCCCAAGCCTCGGGGGCAATTGGTTGCGCTGATCTCTCCGCACGCCGGCACCATCTATTCCGGACAGGTTGCGGCCTACGGGTACAAGCTCCTCGAGAAACAAAAATTCGCATCCGTCATTGTCATATCCCCGAGTCATCGTGCCCGTTTCGAAGGCGTGGCAACCTACGAGCTGGGAGGTTTCCAGACGCCTCTGGGCATTGTTCCCCTCGACCGCGATCTGATTGAAGCCCTGAGGCGTCGCGACAAGCGCATCGCCCATCGCCCGGAGGTCCACTCGGAGGAACATGCGCTGGAGATCCAGCTTCCCTTCCTGCAGACGGTCCTGGAAGAATTCAAGCTGGTGCCGCTGATCATGGGGGAGCAGGACTTCGCCACGTGCAAACGGCTTGCCGAGGCGATCGCCGACACGGTCAGGGAGAAACGGGTGTTGGTGATCGCCAGTTCCGATCTTTCGCATTTCCATCCGTACGAACGGGCCAAGGCCCTCGACAAGGTGGCGGCGGACCGGGTGGGTGCCCTCGACCCGCAGGGGCTCAGCTACAGCCTGGCCGGAGGGGAGTGCGAAGCGTGCGGTGGCGGGCCCATGGTCACGGCGATGCTGGCCGCAATGCGGCTGGGGGCGAATTCGGCCGAGGTGCTGAAGGTCGCGAACTCGGGTGACGTCACGGGAAACAAGAACGACGCACGGGGCGTGGTCGGGTATATGTCGGCGGCCCTCTGGCGGGGCCCGTCGGGGAAGGCCGGGGCGGCCGGAACATTCGATTTGATTGCGAAGGCCGAAGCCGCCGGGCCTCCGGAATCAACCGCCGCAGGCTCCAACCTGACCGCCGAGGAGAAGGAGGCGTTGCACCGCATTGCCAAACAGGCGATTGAGGCCAAGCTCCGAGGCGGCCCGGCGCCGTCCGTGGACAAGGCTTCGGGAAATCTGAAGGAGCCTCGAGGCGCTTTTGTGACCCTGCACAAAAGAGGAGAGCTCAGGGGCTGTATCGGGCACATCATTACCAGCCGGCCCCTGATCGAGACGGTGAGCGAGGTGGCGGTGGCGGCAGCCGTGCAGGACCCGCGTTTCAGGCCGGTGACCGCCGAGGAGTTCAAGGATTTGGATATTGAAATCTCGGTTCTGACCCCGTTGCGGAAGATCACCGGCGTGGAGGAGGTCGAGGTGGGAAAGCACGGCCTGGTGATTCGCCGAAACGGTGCATCCGGGCTCCTGCTTCCCCAGGTCGCGACACAATACGGGTGGGACCGCAGGGCGTTTCTGGAAAACACGTGCAGGAAGGCGGGCCTGCCGTCGAACGCCTGGCAGGATGAGAGGACGGAGATCTATGTTTTTTCCGCCGAAGTGTTCTGA
- a CDS encoding acyltransferase, with amino-acid sequence MNNRIFGPLRAGFILLVYTLNTLFWTTLLFPVALLKWLVRGGSSTGLFDRLLHCIANSWIAVNNLNMRYLNRVRLDIEGTDSLKPQEWYLVVSNHQSWADILVLQKIFHRRIPLLKFFLKKELIWMPFLGFAWWALDFPFMKRYSKSYLKKHPERAGMDLEITRKACEKFKNIPISVMNFVEGTRFTPKKHREQDSPYRHLLRPKAGGVAMVLAAMGDRMRHILDVTIAYPGENRGFWAFLRGDVTDIKVRVKSLFVGEDLIGDYFSDEVFRERFQNWLGTLWVDKDDLMQKLLGVTRVGPTEG; translated from the coding sequence GTGAACAATCGTATATTCGGCCCACTGCGCGCCGGCTTCATCCTCCTGGTTTATACGCTCAACACGCTTTTCTGGACGACGCTCCTTTTCCCCGTCGCCCTTTTGAAATGGCTCGTTCGCGGGGGAAGCAGCACCGGATTGTTCGATCGATTGCTGCATTGCATAGCCAACAGTTGGATCGCCGTCAACAATTTGAACATGCGTTATTTGAATCGGGTCCGTCTGGATATCGAGGGCACGGATTCACTGAAACCCCAGGAATGGTACCTGGTGGTATCCAATCACCAGTCCTGGGCAGACATCCTTGTGCTGCAAAAGATCTTTCACCGCAGGATTCCCCTGCTCAAGTTCTTCCTCAAGAAAGAGCTCATCTGGATGCCGTTTCTCGGCTTTGCCTGGTGGGCGCTGGACTTCCCCTTCATGAAGCGCTATTCGAAGAGCTATTTGAAGAAACACCCCGAACGCGCGGGCATGGATCTCGAGATCACACGGAAGGCCTGCGAGAAATTCAAGAACATCCCCATATCGGTGATGAACTTCGTGGAAGGCACCCGTTTCACTCCCAAAAAGCATCGAGAGCAGGATTCGCCGTACCGCCATCTGCTCAGGCCCAAAGCCGGCGGCGTTGCCATGGTTCTTGCCGCCATGGGAGACAGGATGCGCCACATCCTCGACGTCACCATCGCCTATCCGGGGGAAAACAGGGGGTTCTGGGCGTTCCTGCGCGGCGATGTCACCGACATCAAGGTCCGGGTCAAATCGCTTTTCGTCGGCGAAGACCTGATCGGCGACTACTTCTCGGACGAGGTCTTTCGCGAGCGGTTTCAGAACTGGCTGGGAACGCTGTGGGTTGACAAGGACGACCTCATGCAAAAGCTGCTCGGCGTCACCCGTGTGGGCCCGACCGAAGGATGA
- a CDS encoding fumarate reductase iron-sulfur subunit: MGRPLKFSVFRFNPLDPTSVPHMETFHLEETDAMTLYIALNRIREEQDPTLQFDFMCRAGICGSCAMMINGRPDLACHTKTKKLPTDITLLPLPVFKLIGDLSVDTGSWFRAMNEKVESYIHTDKTFDPKAPEERMSNELAEEIYELERCIECGCCVAACGKANINNDFMGATAFNRIARFMLDPRDNRKTDEYFDVLRGDEGIFGCLGLLGCEDVCPKKIPLQDQLGMLRRKMGFASIRHLFGRILPGGEEARK; this comes from the coding sequence ATGGGACGACCGTTAAAGTTTAGCGTTTTCAGATTCAACCCGTTGGATCCAACGTCCGTTCCCCACATGGAGACTTTCCATCTGGAGGAAACCGACGCCATGACGTTGTATATTGCCCTAAACCGCATCAGGGAAGAGCAGGATCCGACGCTTCAGTTCGACTTCATGTGCCGAGCCGGAATCTGCGGTTCCTGTGCGATGATGATCAACGGCAGGCCGGACCTCGCCTGTCACACCAAGACCAAGAAGCTTCCCACCGACATCACCCTGCTGCCGCTGCCTGTGTTCAAGCTGATCGGCGATCTATCGGTGGATACGGGGTCCTGGTTCCGTGCCATGAATGAAAAGGTGGAGTCGTACATCCACACGGACAAGACGTTCGACCCGAAGGCTCCCGAAGAGCGGATGTCGAACGAGCTGGCCGAGGAAATCTACGAACTGGAGCGCTGCATCGAATGTGGCTGCTGCGTGGCCGCCTGTGGGAAAGCGAACATCAACAACGATTTCATGGGCGCCACGGCGTTCAACCGTATCGCCAGGTTCATGCTCGACCCGAGAGACAATCGGAAGACGGACGAGTACTTCGACGTGCTGCGCGGCGATGAAGGCATTTTCGGGTGCCTGGGGCTTCTCGGCTGTGAAGACGTCTGTCCGAAGAAGATCCCCTTGCAGGATCAGCTCGGCATGCTGCGTCGCAAGATGGGTTTTGCCTCCATCCGGCACCTGTTCGGCAGGATTCTGCCCGGTGGTGAAGAAGCCCGCAAATAG
- a CDS encoding fumarate reductase flavoprotein subunit codes for MDTFYTDLLCVGAGLAGERVAVAAASEGFSTICLSIVPPRRSHSSAAQGGMQASLGNCCMGEGDCPDVHFADTVKGSDWGCDQECARLFAETAPIAVREMAFWGIPWNRVVAGEGTYYKGGKQYQKIEKKEMEGTITARDFGGTAKWRTCYTSDGTGHTLLFTMDNKVVELGVTVHDRVDAISLIHDGETCMGVVARDLKTGNLRAYLAKATLIATGGYGRTYRETTNAVINDGSGVILALDTGIVPFGNPEAVQFHPTGIVPTNILVTEGCRGDGGTLKDVNGERFMHIYEPGKQELASRDVVSRWMTHHIRIGKGVPSPYGPHLWLDIRHLGAAHIKTKLRDVEEICNEFLDVDPITQMIPVRPAQHYSMGGVRTNKDGAAYGLKGLFAAGEAACWDMHGFNRLGGNSLAETIVAGKIVGEKIAEFLKGYEVNIKTEVVRDAVNKQEARIAALIAGRDGKESVYAVRNAIQDALMEGVGIFRNEADLKKAVDTLQVVYERSKKVGIQSRVIGVNPEVAMALRIQGMCRIALCVAYAALQRTESRGAHAREDYPERNDRDWLKRTLATWKEGDNLPTLNYEKPSKVWELPPGERGYGVAKIIYSEDPEVIGSSKPATN; via the coding sequence TTGGATACCTTCTATACCGATCTGTTGTGTGTAGGGGCGGGTTTGGCAGGCGAGCGCGTGGCAGTGGCGGCGGCCTCTGAGGGCTTTTCGACCATATGCCTGAGCATCGTACCACCAAGGCGTTCCCATTCTTCTGCCGCCCAGGGCGGCATGCAGGCCTCGCTGGGCAACTGCTGCATGGGCGAAGGCGATTGCCCTGACGTTCACTTTGCTGACACGGTAAAGGGCTCCGACTGGGGATGCGACCAGGAATGCGCACGTTTGTTTGCTGAAACGGCGCCGATTGCCGTTCGTGAAATGGCGTTTTGGGGAATTCCGTGGAACCGCGTGGTGGCTGGTGAAGGAACGTATTACAAGGGCGGCAAGCAGTATCAGAAGATCGAAAAGAAAGAAATGGAGGGGACGATCACCGCCCGCGATTTCGGCGGCACGGCCAAGTGGAGGACGTGTTACACGTCGGACGGCACGGGCCATACGCTGCTGTTCACCATGGACAACAAGGTGGTGGAACTGGGCGTGACCGTACACGACCGGGTCGACGCCATCTCTCTGATCCATGACGGCGAAACCTGCATGGGCGTCGTGGCAAGAGACCTGAAGACCGGTAACCTGCGTGCATACCTGGCCAAGGCGACCCTCATCGCCACGGGCGGTTACGGCCGCACGTACAGGGAAACGACCAACGCGGTCATCAACGACGGCAGTGGTGTCATTCTCGCCCTGGATACGGGCATTGTCCCCTTCGGCAACCCGGAGGCGGTGCAGTTTCACCCCACCGGCATCGTTCCCACCAACATTCTGGTGACCGAAGGCTGCCGTGGAGACGGTGGAACCTTGAAAGACGTGAACGGCGAACGGTTCATGCACATCTACGAACCCGGAAAGCAGGAATTGGCGTCGCGTGACGTCGTTTCCCGCTGGATGACCCATCATATCCGCATCGGGAAGGGTGTGCCGAGCCCCTACGGGCCGCACCTGTGGCTCGATATTCGCCATCTGGGCGCAGCCCACATCAAGACGAAACTCCGCGACGTCGAAGAGATATGCAACGAATTCCTCGATGTCGATCCCATCACCCAGATGATCCCGGTCCGCCCGGCCCAGCACTACAGCATGGGCGGTGTGCGCACCAACAAGGACGGTGCCGCGTACGGATTGAAGGGTCTTTTTGCAGCCGGTGAGGCCGCCTGCTGGGATATGCACGGATTCAACCGCCTGGGCGGCAACTCGCTTGCCGAGACGATCGTTGCCGGTAAGATCGTGGGCGAGAAAATCGCCGAGTTCCTCAAGGGATACGAGGTCAATATCAAGACCGAAGTGGTGCGCGACGCGGTGAACAAGCAGGAAGCGCGGATTGCGGCTCTCATCGCCGGCCGCGACGGCAAAGAGAGCGTCTACGCCGTGCGTAACGCCATCCAGGATGCCTTGATGGAAGGCGTCGGGATTTTCCGCAACGAGGCCGACCTGAAGAAAGCCGTCGACACCCTGCAAGTGGTCTATGAAAGGTCCAAGAAGGTCGGTATTCAGTCGCGCGTTATCGGTGTCAATCCCGAGGTGGCGATGGCTCTGCGCATTCAGGGCATGTGCCGTATCGCGCTGTGCGTCGCTTATGCGGCCCTGCAGAGGACCGAGAGCCGCGGCGCTCATGCCCGCGAGGATTACCCGGAACGCAACGACCGCGATTGGCTGAAGCGGACGCTGGCGACCTGGAAAGAGGGCGATAACCTGCCTACCCTGAACTACGAGAAGCCTTCGAAGGTCTGGGAACTTCCGCCGGGCGAAAGAGGTTACGGCGTGGCGAAGATCATTTACTCCGAAGATCCCGAGGTTATCGGTTCGAGCAAACCGGCTACCAACTAA
- a CDS encoding DMT family transporter: protein MDQGAAVIPRRGYLYVIAAALLWAVSGVSGKFLFQRGVTPMELVQLRVTLASGLLFAWFLLSHRERLRIARRDILYFFILGAVGMATLQFTYFYAISKINVAVAILLEYLAPAFIAIYSVVFAGERLTRPTLAALGGSLAGCYLAVGAYNFDLLAMNWKGIVVGIISAISYAWYAVHGEHGMRRYDPWTVLFYALLFAGVCWNIVLPPLSAFRYTYSSVEWAWILYIGVFGTAIPFGLYSKGISLIRATRASVTATLEPIAAGFVSFFFLDERLQPLQIAGGVLVIVSILLLQMRKEYDDNTAALIRARRGDLDT from the coding sequence ATGGACCAGGGAGCAGCCGTCATACCCAGGAGGGGGTACCTCTACGTCATCGCAGCCGCCCTGCTTTGGGCGGTTTCCGGTGTTTCGGGCAAGTTCCTGTTTCAGAGGGGGGTTACCCCCATGGAGCTCGTGCAGCTGCGCGTCACCCTGGCGTCGGGCCTCCTTTTCGCCTGGTTCCTTCTTTCGCACAGGGAACGGCTGCGGATCGCCCGCCGGGACATCCTCTACTTTTTCATTCTGGGCGCCGTCGGCATGGCCACCCTGCAGTTCACCTATTTCTATGCCATCAGCAAGATCAACGTGGCCGTGGCCATTCTGCTGGAATATCTCGCGCCGGCCTTCATCGCCATCTATTCGGTGGTGTTTGCCGGGGAACGGCTGACGCGGCCGACCCTGGCCGCGTTGGGAGGGTCGCTGGCCGGCTGTTACCTGGCGGTGGGCGCCTACAATTTCGACCTCCTGGCCATGAACTGGAAAGGGATCGTGGTCGGGATCATCTCGGCGATCTCTTACGCCTGGTACGCGGTGCACGGGGAACACGGCATGAGGCGCTACGATCCCTGGACCGTGCTGTTCTACGCCCTGCTGTTTGCCGGCGTGTGCTGGAACATCGTGTTGCCGCCATTGAGCGCGTTCCGGTACACGTACTCCTCCGTCGAGTGGGCATGGATTCTCTATATCGGGGTCTTCGGGACGGCGATTCCCTTCGGCCTCTATTCCAAGGGAATCAGCCTGATACGGGCCACCCGGGCCAGCGTCACGGCGACCCTGGAGCCCATTGCCGCCGGCTTCGTCTCCTTCTTTTTCCTGGACGAGCGGTTGCAGCCGCTGCAGATCGCGGGAGGTGTCCTGGTGATCGTGTCCATCCTGCTGCTGCAGATGAGGAAGGAGTACGACGACAACACTGCCGCGCTGATCCGGGCGCGAAGGGGAGACCTCGATACGTGA